A genomic window from Myotis daubentonii chromosome 4, mMyoDau2.1, whole genome shotgun sequence includes:
- the EMP2 gene encoding epithelial membrane protein 2, whose product MLVLLAFIIIFHITSAALLFIATIDNAWWVGDGFFADVWKVCFTVNSTNCTDIDDSFAYYSTMQAVQASMILSTILCCIAFLIFLLQLFRLKQGERFVLTSIIQLMSCLCVMIAASIYTDRRQDIHNHNREFYTLTAEGTYGYSFILAWVAFAFTFISGLMYLILRKRK is encoded by the exons ATGTTGGTGCTCCTGGCTTTCATCATCATCTTCCACATCACCTCCGCGGCCTTGCTTTTCATCGCCACCATCGACAAT GCCTGGTGGGTAGGAGACGGATTTTTTGCAGATGTCTGGAAAGTCTGCTTCACAGTCAACAGCACCAATTGTACAGACATCGACGACAGCTTTGCCT ATTACTCCACGATGCAGGCGGTCCAGGCCAGCATGATCCTCTCCACCATTCTCTGCTGCATCGCCTTCCTGATCTTCTTGCTCCAGCTCTTCCGCCTCAAGCAGGGAGAGAGGTTTGTTTTAACCTCCATCATCCAGCTCATGTCAT GCCTGTGTGTCATGATTGCAGCTTCCATTTACACAGACCGACGCCAAGACATTCACAACCACAACCGGGAGTTCTATACTCTGACCGCAGAAGGCACGTACGGCTACTCCTTCATCCTGGCGTGGGTGGCCTTCGCCTTCACCTTCATCAGCGGCCTCATGTACCTGATCCTGAGGAAGCGCAAATAG